A portion of the Betta splendens chromosome 2, fBetSpl5.4, whole genome shotgun sequence genome contains these proteins:
- the mcf2la gene encoding guanine nucleotide exchange factor DBS isoform X1 has protein sequence MSLLESIHESRELLNHLLRGVLVSVGALVQQARCSSSSSSSSWRRDDILQREDAPLCAAQIGSELQKQFAILPGGRGMNGSPIIVFPEFPEFSELHDEEIQSVLSYLTSIPSVAASGVGFILVIDRRLDRWAAVRATLLRIAGSFPGNLHLVLVLRPTTLFQRTLSDFLFKFNRDEFKMKVVMLSSVTELHAYIDPGQLTTELGGTHEYHHDSWISHRTAIEAFALMVKTTAQTLQAFGTELANDAEATTNLLHAHTLKTDQMKEDLQVAQSQGGRLLDCINEPLQTDPDYCMTHDELENLATVQRLLGQLDETETAFDDFWQRHRTKLEHCLQLRHFEHRFREVRSQLDVTSERLCGFSEVSVSPAHAEHVLRELSGHEDKACEVLDGALSLACEGDMLIENGHYAEDSIRPKCSELRAVCKDISSTLRSKKSLLLRAMELHHSLDAASRWCEEGIFLLASQSVDRCQSQDGAEAALQELERYLDTAPQHTLPDRSAICCQYEAVLSAQLRDQVERVFQKQSSVEEMFEKRRVSLKKLAAKQTRPVQPVAPRPEVKSPLSSPNQQRKDRRYSADNVICKKTESPVHNSSTRHASLSEEEENLAVLRRHVMNELLETERVYVEELLCVLEGYAAEMENPALAHLLPGTLLNKKDVLFGNMSEIYQFHRRTFLKELEAYTDCPELVGRCFLQRMKDLQIYEAYCQNKPRSESLWRQCSDCAFFQECQRKLEHKLGLDSYLLKPVQRITKYQLLLKELLKYSKGCDGCDDLQAALSSILGILKAVNDSMHLIAITGYEGNMSELGRLLMQGSFSVWTEHKKGHAKVKDLARFKPMQRHLFLHQKALLFCKRREESGEGYEKAPSYSFKHSLSMSAVGITENAKGDNKKFEIWCNSREEVFIVQAPTTEIKTAWVNEIRKVLTQQLQAYRDASQQKSPDSVFPSPTNSSASASLSPFRSNGQKNQKKPEEKKSELSPVPDSNSCSSPKHKDEPVTSPTTDRSSVAKKRFTLQGFSNLKSPKGSALSPEHGSKRHLVKSDPTPFGFKAWNKASLSVDATDEIDGFSSGEDPMNSDPEDEVEKKLAPGKYTVVADCEKAGPQELSVKSGEMVQLIREGEDGQWFVKNLRTSKEGWVAAANLLSLISEAKSSQSLSSSDGSVSGNLSTSSSCSETYTSFSDIKP, from the exons TGTTGCAGCGTCGGGAGTGGGTTTCATCCTGGTCATCGACAGACGACTGGACCGATGGGCCGCCGTCAGGGCCACTCTGCTCCGCATcgca gGCTCGTTTCCAGGGAACTTGCACTTGGTTCTCGTGCTGCGTCCCACTACCTTGTTCCAGCGGACTCTGTCGGACTTCCTGTTCAAGTTCAACAGGGATGAGTTCAAAATGAAG GTGGTGATGCTGAGTTCAGTGACTGAGCTCCATGCTTACATTGACCCAGGACAACTGACCACGGAGCTCGGGGGCACACACGAATACCACCATGACAGCTGGATCTCACACCGCACT GCGATTGAGGCCTTCGCTCTGATGGTGAAGACCACGGCTCAGACCCTGCAGGCGTTCGGCACGGAGCTGGCCAACGACGCCGAGGCCACCACCAACCtgctgcacgcgcacacgctgaAGACGGACCAGATGAAG GAGGACCTGCAGGTGGCGCAGTCTCAGGGGGGGCGCCTGCTGGACTGTATCAATGAGCCTCTACAGACGGACCCTGATTACTGCATGACCCACGATGAGCTGGAGAATTTGGCTACTGTGCAGAG ACTCCTGGGTCAGTTGGATGAAACCGAGACGGCGTTTGACGACTTCTGGCAGCGCCACCGCACCAAGCTGGAGCACTGCTTGCAGCTGCGCCACTTCGAGCACCGCTTCCGCGAG GTGCGTTCCCAGCTGGACGTGACGTCGGAGCGCCTGTGCGGTTTCTCCGAGGTCAGCGTGAGCCCCGCCCACGCCGAGCACGTCCTGCGAGAGCTCAGCGGCCACGAGGACAAGGCCTGT GAGGTGCTCGACGGCGCCCTGTCGCTGGCCTGCGAGGGCGACATGCTGATCGAGAACGGGCACTACGCCGAGGACTCCATCAGGCCCAAGTGCAGCGAGCTGAGGGCCGTGTGCAAAGACATCAGCTCCACCTTGAGGAGCAAGAAGAGCCTCCTGCTGCGAGCGATGGAGCTGCATCACTCGCTAGACGCG GCGTCGCGCTGGTGCGAGGAGGGCATCTTCCTCCTGGCGAGCCAGTCGGTGGACAGGTGTCAGTCGCAGGACGGCGCCGAGGCGGCCCTGCAAGAGCTGGAGCGGTACCTGGACACGGCGCCGCAGCACACGCTCCCCGACCGCAGCGCCATCTGCTGCCAGTACGAGGCCGTGCTCAGCGCTCAGCTCAGG GACCAGGTGGAGAGGGTTTTCCAGAAGCAGAGCTCCGTGGAGGAGATGTTCGAGAAGAGGCGCGTCAGCCTGAAGAAGCTGGCGGCCAAGCAGACCAGACCAGTTCAACCAGTGGCCCCCAGACCTGAAGTGAAGtctccgctctcctcccccA ATCAACAGAGAAAAGACAGGAGATACTCTGCAGATAACGTCATCTGCAAAAAG ACGGAGTCTCCGGTTCATAACAGCAGCACCAGACACGCTTCTCTgtcggaggaggaagaaaacctCGCAGTGCTTCGACG GCACGTGATGAACGAGCTGCTGGAGACGGAGCGGGTGtacgtggaggagctgctgtgcgTGCTGGAG GGCTACGCGGCGGAGATGGAGAACCCGGCCCTGGCCCACCTCCTCCCCGGCACTCTGCTCAACAAGAAGGACGTCCTGTTCGGCAACATGTCCGAGATCTATCAGTTCCACAGGAG GACGTTTCTAAAGGAGCTGGAAGCGTACACCGACTGCCCCGAGCTGGTGGGCCGCTGTTTCTTGCAGAGG ATGAAGGACCTGCAGATCTACGAAGCGTACTGCCAGAACAAACCTCGCTCCGAGAGCCTGTGGAGGCAGTGCTCCGACTGTGCCTTCTTCCAG GAGTgtcagaggaagctggagcacaAGCTTGGGCTGGACTCCTACCTCCTCAAACCCGTCCAGAGAATCACCAAGTACCAGCTCCTGCTGAAG GAGTTGCTGAAGTACAGCAAAGGCTGCGACGGCTGCGATGACCTGCAGGCGGCGCTCTCCTCCATCCTGGGAATCCTCAAGGCTGTGAACGACTCCATGCACCTCATCGCCATCACCGGATATGAG GGGAACATGTCGGAGCTGGGTCGCCTGCTGATGCAGGGCTCCTTCAGCGTGTGGACGGAGCACAAGAAGGGCCACGCCAAGGTCAAGGACCTGGCCCGGTTCAAGCCCATGCAGAGGCACCTGTTCCTGCACCAGAAGGCCCTGCTCTTCTGCaagcggagggaggagagcggcgaGGGCTACGAGAAGGCGCCGTCCTACAGCTTCAAGCACTCCCTCAGC ATGAGCGCCGTGGGCATCACAGAGAACGCCAAGGGGGACAACAAGAAGTTTGAAATCTGGTGCAACTCCAGGGAAGAAGTGTTCATAGTCCAG GCTCCGACAACAGAGATTAAAACGGCGTGGGTGAACGAGATCCGCAAAGTTCTGACCCAGCAGCTTCAGGCCTACAGAG ATGCCAGCCAGCAGAAGAGCCCCGACTCGGTGTTCCCGAGTCCCACCAACAGCAGCGCCTCGGCCTCGCTCAG TCCTTTCCGTAGCAACGGGCAGAAGAACCAGAAAAAGCCGGAGGAGAAGAAGTCCGAGTTGAGCCCGGTGCCTGACAGCAACTCCTGCTCCTCACCCAAACACAAAG ATGAACCAGTGACCAGTCCCACCACTGACCGATCCTCAGTGGCTAAAAAGCGTTTTACTTTGCAGGGCTTCAGCAATCTGAAGAGTCCGAAAG GCTCGGCCTTGAGCCCCGAACACGGCTCCAAACGCCACTTGGTCAAGAGTGACCCCACACCGTTTGGTTTCAAAG CCTGGAACAAGGCGTCTCTCTCAGTGGACGCCACGGATGAGATTGACGGCTTCTCCAGCGGCGAGGACCCCATGAACTCTGACCCCGAGGATGAAGTCGAAAAGAAGCTG GCCCCAGGGAAGTACACTGTCGTTGCAGACTGTGAGAAGGCGGGCCCTCAGGAGCTGTCTGTCAAGAGTGGAGAAATGGTCCAGCTaatcagagagggagaggacggACAGTG GTTTGTGAAAAACCTTCGCACCAGCAAAGAGGGCTGGGTGGCAGCAGCGAACCTCCTCAGCCTCATCTCAGAAGCCAAGTCATCCCAGTCGCTCAGCAGCTCAG ATGGCAGTGTCTCTGGGAacctcagcacctcctccagctgcagcgagACCTACACCAGCTTTTCCGACATCAAGCCCTGA
- the mcf2la gene encoding guanine nucleotide exchange factor DBS isoform X5, which yields MGEEQSAVDLEQTPEGPPANSDDILQREDAPLCAAQIGSELQKQFAILPGGRGMNGSPIIVFPEFPEFSELHDEEIQSVLSYLTSIPSVAASGVGFILVIDRRLDRWAAVRATLLRIAGSFPGNLHLVLVLRPTTLFQRTLSDFLFKFNRDEFKMKVVMLSSVTELHAYIDPGQLTTELGGTHEYHHDSWISHRTAIEAFALMVKTTAQTLQAFGTELANDAEATTNLLHAHTLKTDQMKEDLQVAQSQGGRLLDCINEPLQTDPDYCMTHDELENLATVQRLLGQLDETETAFDDFWQRHRTKLEHCLQLRHFEHRFREVRSQLDVTSERLCGFSEVSVSPAHAEHVLRELSGHEDKACEVLDGALSLACEGDMLIENGHYAEDSIRPKCSELRAVCKDISSTLRSKKSLLLRAMELHHSLDAASRWCEEGIFLLASQSVDRCQSQDGAEAALQELERYLDTAPQHTLPDRSAICCQYEAVLSAQLRDQVERVFQKQSSVEEMFEKRRVSLKKLAAKQTRPVQPVAPRPEVKSPLSSPNQQRKDRRYSADNVICKKTESPVHNSSTRHASLSEEEENLAVLRRHVMNELLETERVYVEELLCVLEGYAAEMENPALAHLLPGTLLNKKDVLFGNMSEIYQFHRRTFLKELEAYTDCPELVGRCFLQRMKDLQIYEAYCQNKPRSESLWRQCSDCAFFQECQRKLEHKLGLDSYLLKPVQRITKYQLLLKELLKYSKGCDGCDDLQAALSSILGILKAVNDSMHLIAITGYEGNMSELGRLLMQGSFSVWTEHKKGHAKVKDLARFKPMQRHLFLHQKALLFCKRREESGEGYEKAPSYSFKHSLSMSAVGITENAKGDNKKFEIWCNSREEVFIVQAPTTEIKTAWVNEIRKVLTQQLQAYRDASQQKSPDSVFPSPTNSSASASLSPFRSNGQKNQKKPEEKKSELSPVPDSNSCSSPKHKDEPVTSPTTDRSSVAKKRFTLQGFSNLKSPKGSALSPEHGSKRHLVKSDPTPFGFKAWNKASLSVDATDEIDGFSSGEDPMNSDPEDEVEKKLAPGKYTVVADCEKAGPQELSVKSGEMVQLIREGEDGQWFVKNLRTSKEGWVAAANLLSLISEAKSSQSLSSSDGSVSGNLSTSSSCSETYTSFSDIKP from the exons TGTTGCAGCGTCGGGAGTGGGTTTCATCCTGGTCATCGACAGACGACTGGACCGATGGGCCGCCGTCAGGGCCACTCTGCTCCGCATcgca gGCTCGTTTCCAGGGAACTTGCACTTGGTTCTCGTGCTGCGTCCCACTACCTTGTTCCAGCGGACTCTGTCGGACTTCCTGTTCAAGTTCAACAGGGATGAGTTCAAAATGAAG GTGGTGATGCTGAGTTCAGTGACTGAGCTCCATGCTTACATTGACCCAGGACAACTGACCACGGAGCTCGGGGGCACACACGAATACCACCATGACAGCTGGATCTCACACCGCACT GCGATTGAGGCCTTCGCTCTGATGGTGAAGACCACGGCTCAGACCCTGCAGGCGTTCGGCACGGAGCTGGCCAACGACGCCGAGGCCACCACCAACCtgctgcacgcgcacacgctgaAGACGGACCAGATGAAG GAGGACCTGCAGGTGGCGCAGTCTCAGGGGGGGCGCCTGCTGGACTGTATCAATGAGCCTCTACAGACGGACCCTGATTACTGCATGACCCACGATGAGCTGGAGAATTTGGCTACTGTGCAGAG ACTCCTGGGTCAGTTGGATGAAACCGAGACGGCGTTTGACGACTTCTGGCAGCGCCACCGCACCAAGCTGGAGCACTGCTTGCAGCTGCGCCACTTCGAGCACCGCTTCCGCGAG GTGCGTTCCCAGCTGGACGTGACGTCGGAGCGCCTGTGCGGTTTCTCCGAGGTCAGCGTGAGCCCCGCCCACGCCGAGCACGTCCTGCGAGAGCTCAGCGGCCACGAGGACAAGGCCTGT GAGGTGCTCGACGGCGCCCTGTCGCTGGCCTGCGAGGGCGACATGCTGATCGAGAACGGGCACTACGCCGAGGACTCCATCAGGCCCAAGTGCAGCGAGCTGAGGGCCGTGTGCAAAGACATCAGCTCCACCTTGAGGAGCAAGAAGAGCCTCCTGCTGCGAGCGATGGAGCTGCATCACTCGCTAGACGCG GCGTCGCGCTGGTGCGAGGAGGGCATCTTCCTCCTGGCGAGCCAGTCGGTGGACAGGTGTCAGTCGCAGGACGGCGCCGAGGCGGCCCTGCAAGAGCTGGAGCGGTACCTGGACACGGCGCCGCAGCACACGCTCCCCGACCGCAGCGCCATCTGCTGCCAGTACGAGGCCGTGCTCAGCGCTCAGCTCAGG GACCAGGTGGAGAGGGTTTTCCAGAAGCAGAGCTCCGTGGAGGAGATGTTCGAGAAGAGGCGCGTCAGCCTGAAGAAGCTGGCGGCCAAGCAGACCAGACCAGTTCAACCAGTGGCCCCCAGACCTGAAGTGAAGtctccgctctcctcccccA ATCAACAGAGAAAAGACAGGAGATACTCTGCAGATAACGTCATCTGCAAAAAG ACGGAGTCTCCGGTTCATAACAGCAGCACCAGACACGCTTCTCTgtcggaggaggaagaaaacctCGCAGTGCTTCGACG GCACGTGATGAACGAGCTGCTGGAGACGGAGCGGGTGtacgtggaggagctgctgtgcgTGCTGGAG GGCTACGCGGCGGAGATGGAGAACCCGGCCCTGGCCCACCTCCTCCCCGGCACTCTGCTCAACAAGAAGGACGTCCTGTTCGGCAACATGTCCGAGATCTATCAGTTCCACAGGAG GACGTTTCTAAAGGAGCTGGAAGCGTACACCGACTGCCCCGAGCTGGTGGGCCGCTGTTTCTTGCAGAGG ATGAAGGACCTGCAGATCTACGAAGCGTACTGCCAGAACAAACCTCGCTCCGAGAGCCTGTGGAGGCAGTGCTCCGACTGTGCCTTCTTCCAG GAGTgtcagaggaagctggagcacaAGCTTGGGCTGGACTCCTACCTCCTCAAACCCGTCCAGAGAATCACCAAGTACCAGCTCCTGCTGAAG GAGTTGCTGAAGTACAGCAAAGGCTGCGACGGCTGCGATGACCTGCAGGCGGCGCTCTCCTCCATCCTGGGAATCCTCAAGGCTGTGAACGACTCCATGCACCTCATCGCCATCACCGGATATGAG GGGAACATGTCGGAGCTGGGTCGCCTGCTGATGCAGGGCTCCTTCAGCGTGTGGACGGAGCACAAGAAGGGCCACGCCAAGGTCAAGGACCTGGCCCGGTTCAAGCCCATGCAGAGGCACCTGTTCCTGCACCAGAAGGCCCTGCTCTTCTGCaagcggagggaggagagcggcgaGGGCTACGAGAAGGCGCCGTCCTACAGCTTCAAGCACTCCCTCAGC ATGAGCGCCGTGGGCATCACAGAGAACGCCAAGGGGGACAACAAGAAGTTTGAAATCTGGTGCAACTCCAGGGAAGAAGTGTTCATAGTCCAG GCTCCGACAACAGAGATTAAAACGGCGTGGGTGAACGAGATCCGCAAAGTTCTGACCCAGCAGCTTCAGGCCTACAGAG ATGCCAGCCAGCAGAAGAGCCCCGACTCGGTGTTCCCGAGTCCCACCAACAGCAGCGCCTCGGCCTCGCTCAG TCCTTTCCGTAGCAACGGGCAGAAGAACCAGAAAAAGCCGGAGGAGAAGAAGTCCGAGTTGAGCCCGGTGCCTGACAGCAACTCCTGCTCCTCACCCAAACACAAAG ATGAACCAGTGACCAGTCCCACCACTGACCGATCCTCAGTGGCTAAAAAGCGTTTTACTTTGCAGGGCTTCAGCAATCTGAAGAGTCCGAAAG GCTCGGCCTTGAGCCCCGAACACGGCTCCAAACGCCACTTGGTCAAGAGTGACCCCACACCGTTTGGTTTCAAAG CCTGGAACAAGGCGTCTCTCTCAGTGGACGCCACGGATGAGATTGACGGCTTCTCCAGCGGCGAGGACCCCATGAACTCTGACCCCGAGGATGAAGTCGAAAAGAAGCTG GCCCCAGGGAAGTACACTGTCGTTGCAGACTGTGAGAAGGCGGGCCCTCAGGAGCTGTCTGTCAAGAGTGGAGAAATGGTCCAGCTaatcagagagggagaggacggACAGTG GTTTGTGAAAAACCTTCGCACCAGCAAAGAGGGCTGGGTGGCAGCAGCGAACCTCCTCAGCCTCATCTCAGAAGCCAAGTCATCCCAGTCGCTCAGCAGCTCAG ATGGCAGTGTCTCTGGGAacctcagcacctcctccagctgcagcgagACCTACACCAGCTTTTCCGACATCAAGCCCTGA
- the mcf2la gene encoding guanine nucleotide exchange factor DBS isoform X4, producing the protein MSASCCCGREPARRRRRHKHTQTRSPDDILQREDAPLCAAQIGSELQKQFAILPGGRGMNGSPIIVFPEFPEFSELHDEEIQSVLSYLTSIPSVAASGVGFILVIDRRLDRWAAVRATLLRIAGSFPGNLHLVLVLRPTTLFQRTLSDFLFKFNRDEFKMKVVMLSSVTELHAYIDPGQLTTELGGTHEYHHDSWISHRTAIEAFALMVKTTAQTLQAFGTELANDAEATTNLLHAHTLKTDQMKEDLQVAQSQGGRLLDCINEPLQTDPDYCMTHDELENLATVQRLLGQLDETETAFDDFWQRHRTKLEHCLQLRHFEHRFREVRSQLDVTSERLCGFSEVSVSPAHAEHVLRELSGHEDKACEVLDGALSLACEGDMLIENGHYAEDSIRPKCSELRAVCKDISSTLRSKKSLLLRAMELHHSLDAASRWCEEGIFLLASQSVDRCQSQDGAEAALQELERYLDTAPQHTLPDRSAICCQYEAVLSAQLRDQVERVFQKQSSVEEMFEKRRVSLKKLAAKQTRPVQPVAPRPEVKSPLSSPNQQRKDRRYSADNVICKKTESPVHNSSTRHASLSEEEENLAVLRRHVMNELLETERVYVEELLCVLEGYAAEMENPALAHLLPGTLLNKKDVLFGNMSEIYQFHRRTFLKELEAYTDCPELVGRCFLQRMKDLQIYEAYCQNKPRSESLWRQCSDCAFFQECQRKLEHKLGLDSYLLKPVQRITKYQLLLKELLKYSKGCDGCDDLQAALSSILGILKAVNDSMHLIAITGYEGNMSELGRLLMQGSFSVWTEHKKGHAKVKDLARFKPMQRHLFLHQKALLFCKRREESGEGYEKAPSYSFKHSLSMSAVGITENAKGDNKKFEIWCNSREEVFIVQAPTTEIKTAWVNEIRKVLTQQLQAYRDASQQKSPDSVFPSPTNSSASASLSPFRSNGQKNQKKPEEKKSELSPVPDSNSCSSPKHKDEPVTSPTTDRSSVAKKRFTLQGFSNLKSPKGSALSPEHGSKRHLVKSDPTPFGFKAWNKASLSVDATDEIDGFSSGEDPMNSDPEDEVEKKLAPGKYTVVADCEKAGPQELSVKSGEMVQLIREGEDGQWFVKNLRTSKEGWVAAANLLSLISEAKSSQSLSSSDGSVSGNLSTSSSCSETYTSFSDIKP; encoded by the exons TGTTGCAGCGTCGGGAGTGGGTTTCATCCTGGTCATCGACAGACGACTGGACCGATGGGCCGCCGTCAGGGCCACTCTGCTCCGCATcgca gGCTCGTTTCCAGGGAACTTGCACTTGGTTCTCGTGCTGCGTCCCACTACCTTGTTCCAGCGGACTCTGTCGGACTTCCTGTTCAAGTTCAACAGGGATGAGTTCAAAATGAAG GTGGTGATGCTGAGTTCAGTGACTGAGCTCCATGCTTACATTGACCCAGGACAACTGACCACGGAGCTCGGGGGCACACACGAATACCACCATGACAGCTGGATCTCACACCGCACT GCGATTGAGGCCTTCGCTCTGATGGTGAAGACCACGGCTCAGACCCTGCAGGCGTTCGGCACGGAGCTGGCCAACGACGCCGAGGCCACCACCAACCtgctgcacgcgcacacgctgaAGACGGACCAGATGAAG GAGGACCTGCAGGTGGCGCAGTCTCAGGGGGGGCGCCTGCTGGACTGTATCAATGAGCCTCTACAGACGGACCCTGATTACTGCATGACCCACGATGAGCTGGAGAATTTGGCTACTGTGCAGAG ACTCCTGGGTCAGTTGGATGAAACCGAGACGGCGTTTGACGACTTCTGGCAGCGCCACCGCACCAAGCTGGAGCACTGCTTGCAGCTGCGCCACTTCGAGCACCGCTTCCGCGAG GTGCGTTCCCAGCTGGACGTGACGTCGGAGCGCCTGTGCGGTTTCTCCGAGGTCAGCGTGAGCCCCGCCCACGCCGAGCACGTCCTGCGAGAGCTCAGCGGCCACGAGGACAAGGCCTGT GAGGTGCTCGACGGCGCCCTGTCGCTGGCCTGCGAGGGCGACATGCTGATCGAGAACGGGCACTACGCCGAGGACTCCATCAGGCCCAAGTGCAGCGAGCTGAGGGCCGTGTGCAAAGACATCAGCTCCACCTTGAGGAGCAAGAAGAGCCTCCTGCTGCGAGCGATGGAGCTGCATCACTCGCTAGACGCG GCGTCGCGCTGGTGCGAGGAGGGCATCTTCCTCCTGGCGAGCCAGTCGGTGGACAGGTGTCAGTCGCAGGACGGCGCCGAGGCGGCCCTGCAAGAGCTGGAGCGGTACCTGGACACGGCGCCGCAGCACACGCTCCCCGACCGCAGCGCCATCTGCTGCCAGTACGAGGCCGTGCTCAGCGCTCAGCTCAGG GACCAGGTGGAGAGGGTTTTCCAGAAGCAGAGCTCCGTGGAGGAGATGTTCGAGAAGAGGCGCGTCAGCCTGAAGAAGCTGGCGGCCAAGCAGACCAGACCAGTTCAACCAGTGGCCCCCAGACCTGAAGTGAAGtctccgctctcctcccccA ATCAACAGAGAAAAGACAGGAGATACTCTGCAGATAACGTCATCTGCAAAAAG ACGGAGTCTCCGGTTCATAACAGCAGCACCAGACACGCTTCTCTgtcggaggaggaagaaaacctCGCAGTGCTTCGACG GCACGTGATGAACGAGCTGCTGGAGACGGAGCGGGTGtacgtggaggagctgctgtgcgTGCTGGAG GGCTACGCGGCGGAGATGGAGAACCCGGCCCTGGCCCACCTCCTCCCCGGCACTCTGCTCAACAAGAAGGACGTCCTGTTCGGCAACATGTCCGAGATCTATCAGTTCCACAGGAG GACGTTTCTAAAGGAGCTGGAAGCGTACACCGACTGCCCCGAGCTGGTGGGCCGCTGTTTCTTGCAGAGG ATGAAGGACCTGCAGATCTACGAAGCGTACTGCCAGAACAAACCTCGCTCCGAGAGCCTGTGGAGGCAGTGCTCCGACTGTGCCTTCTTCCAG GAGTgtcagaggaagctggagcacaAGCTTGGGCTGGACTCCTACCTCCTCAAACCCGTCCAGAGAATCACCAAGTACCAGCTCCTGCTGAAG GAGTTGCTGAAGTACAGCAAAGGCTGCGACGGCTGCGATGACCTGCAGGCGGCGCTCTCCTCCATCCTGGGAATCCTCAAGGCTGTGAACGACTCCATGCACCTCATCGCCATCACCGGATATGAG GGGAACATGTCGGAGCTGGGTCGCCTGCTGATGCAGGGCTCCTTCAGCGTGTGGACGGAGCACAAGAAGGGCCACGCCAAGGTCAAGGACCTGGCCCGGTTCAAGCCCATGCAGAGGCACCTGTTCCTGCACCAGAAGGCCCTGCTCTTCTGCaagcggagggaggagagcggcgaGGGCTACGAGAAGGCGCCGTCCTACAGCTTCAAGCACTCCCTCAGC ATGAGCGCCGTGGGCATCACAGAGAACGCCAAGGGGGACAACAAGAAGTTTGAAATCTGGTGCAACTCCAGGGAAGAAGTGTTCATAGTCCAG GCTCCGACAACAGAGATTAAAACGGCGTGGGTGAACGAGATCCGCAAAGTTCTGACCCAGCAGCTTCAGGCCTACAGAG ATGCCAGCCAGCAGAAGAGCCCCGACTCGGTGTTCCCGAGTCCCACCAACAGCAGCGCCTCGGCCTCGCTCAG TCCTTTCCGTAGCAACGGGCAGAAGAACCAGAAAAAGCCGGAGGAGAAGAAGTCCGAGTTGAGCCCGGTGCCTGACAGCAACTCCTGCTCCTCACCCAAACACAAAG ATGAACCAGTGACCAGTCCCACCACTGACCGATCCTCAGTGGCTAAAAAGCGTTTTACTTTGCAGGGCTTCAGCAATCTGAAGAGTCCGAAAG GCTCGGCCTTGAGCCCCGAACACGGCTCCAAACGCCACTTGGTCAAGAGTGACCCCACACCGTTTGGTTTCAAAG CCTGGAACAAGGCGTCTCTCTCAGTGGACGCCACGGATGAGATTGACGGCTTCTCCAGCGGCGAGGACCCCATGAACTCTGACCCCGAGGATGAAGTCGAAAAGAAGCTG GCCCCAGGGAAGTACACTGTCGTTGCAGACTGTGAGAAGGCGGGCCCTCAGGAGCTGTCTGTCAAGAGTGGAGAAATGGTCCAGCTaatcagagagggagaggacggACAGTG GTTTGTGAAAAACCTTCGCACCAGCAAAGAGGGCTGGGTGGCAGCAGCGAACCTCCTCAGCCTCATCTCAGAAGCCAAGTCATCCCAGTCGCTCAGCAGCTCAG ATGGCAGTGTCTCTGGGAacctcagcacctcctccagctgcagcgagACCTACACCAGCTTTTCCGACATCAAGCCCTGA